Proteins co-encoded in one Coregonus clupeaformis isolate EN_2021a chromosome 17, ASM2061545v1, whole genome shotgun sequence genomic window:
- the LOC121585942 gene encoding double-strand-break repair protein rad21 homolog A, whose translation MFYAHFVLSKRGPLAKIWLAAHWDKKLTKAHVFECNLESSVESIICPKVKMALRTSGHLLLGVVRIYNRKAKYLLADCNEAFIKIKMAFRPGVVDLPEENREAAYNAITLPEDFHDFDQPLPDLDDIDVAQQFTLNQSRVEEITMREEVGNLSLMQDNDFADFGMDDREMMRVEGGFEEDIIHGATASNLLLEAEPGPAHLPDKSNHLEYDDFGDTMENNEGGMLVDKLLSQEDGGGIFDDPPAITESVMAPPDHGDDEDDFDNLQSPGPDSPDSGPVEPLPAMQDQTEQTTLVHNEEEAFALEPIDITVKETKAKRKRKLIVDNLKELDSKSIRAQLSDYSDIVTTLDLAPPTKKLMMWKETGGVEKLFSLPAQPLWNSKLLKMFTRCLTPLVPDEMRKRRKGGEADSLDEFLKDLENPEVPREEALSGRDVIDQTIMEEPSMLQASAMEGSRTTLDESVMPPPSTPHGVKHKAHDKEAGLPMGAQEPQADHSVLSLAQADQSVLSMAQVDLPPEESLNLTQLVPELDLLDKEKKDKDDSDEEEEEGDPTQDQEEKRWNKRTQQMLHGLQRVMAKTGAEQVSLLELCRDNNKKQAAAKFYSFLVLKKQQAIELNQTEPYSDIIATAGPRFHLV comes from the exons ATGTTCTACGCCCACTTCGTGCTGTCCAAACGTGGGCCTCTGGCCAAGATCTGGCTAGCGGCCCACTGGGACAAGAAGCTGACCAAGGCTCATGTGTTTGAATGCAACCTGGAGAGCAGCGTGGAGAGCATCATCTGCCCCAAG GTGAAGATGGCGCTGAGGACCTCAGGTCACCTCCTGCTGGGTGTGGTGAGGATCTACAACAGGAAGGCCAAGTACCTCCTGGCTGACTGTAACGAAGCCTTCATCAAGATCAAGATGGCTTTCAGACCAG GTGTGGTGGATTTACCTGAGGAGAACAGGGAGGCGGCCTACAACGCTATCACCCTACCTGAGGACTTCCATGACTTTGACCAACCCTTACCTGACCTTGA TGACATAGATGTAGCCCAGCAGTTCACCCTGAACcagagcagagtggaggagatcaccatgagagaggaggtgggaaaCCTCAGCCTCATGCAGGACAATGACTTTG CTGACTTTGGCATGGATGACCGTGAGATGATGAGGGTAGAGGGAGGCTTTGAGGAGGACATCATCCATGGAGCGACAGCCTCTAATCTGCTGCTGGAGGCAGAGCCTGGGCCTGCTCACCTGCCGGACAAGTCCAACCACCTAGAGTACGACGACTTTGGAGACACCATGGAGAACAACGAAGGAGGGATGCTGG TGGATAAACTGCTGTCCCAGGAGGATGGAGGTGGTATCTTTGACGACCCTCCAGCCATCACAGAGAGTGTGATGGCACCCCCAGACCATGGAGATGATGAGGACGACTTTGACAACCTACAGTCAC CTGGTCCAGACAGTCCTGACTCCGGCCCAGTGGAGCCCCTGCCGGCCATGCAGGACCAGACCGAACAGACCACCCTGGTTCACAATGAGGAGGAGGCCTTTGCCCTGGAGCCCATCGACATCACCG TGAAAGAGACCAAGgcaaagaggaagaggaagctGATTGTTGACAACCTGAAAGAGCTGGACAGTAAGTCGATCCGCGCCCAGCTCAGCGACTACTCTGACATCGTGACCACGCTGGACCTGGCCCCTCCCACCAAGAAGCTGATGATGTGGAAAGAGACTGGGGGAGTGGAgaaactgttctctctccccGCACAGCCTCTCTGGAACAGCAAGCTGCTGAAG ATGTTCACACGCTGCCTGACCCCTCTGGTGCCGGatgagatgaggaagaggaggaagggaggtgaGGCAGACAGCCTGGATGAGTTCCTCAAGGACCTGGAGAACCCTGAGGTACCCAGAGAGGAGGCTCTGTCTGGCAGAGACGTTATCG accaGACCATCATGGAGGAGCCCAGCATGCTGCAAGCCTCCGCCATGGAGGGCAGTAGGACCACCCTGGATGAGTCTGTCATGCCACCACCATCCACCCCACACGGAGTCAAACACAAGGCCCACGACAAGGAGGCTGGCCTGCCT ATGGGAGCCCAGGAGCCTCAGGCTGATCACTCAGTCCTCTCGTTGGCTCAGGCTGATCAGTCAGTCCTCTCCATGGCTCAGGTAGACCTGCCCCCAGAGGAGAGCCTCAACCTCACACAGCTGGTGCCTGAACTGGACCTGCTGGACAAGGAGAAGAAGGACAAGGACGACAGTGATGAGGAG gaggaggagggtgatccAACCCAGGaccaggaggagaagagatggaacaAGAGGACCCAGCAGATGCTGCATGGCCTTCAG cgcGTCATGGCCAAGACGGGAGCCGAACAGGTGAGCCTGTTGGAGCTGTGCCGAGACAACAACAAGAAGCAGGCAGCCGCCAAGTTCTACAGTTTCCTGGTACTGAAGAAACAGCAGGCTATTGAGCTCAACCAGACCGAGCCTTACAGTGACATTATTGCTACAGCCGGACCAAGATTCCACCTCGTTTAG